One Glycine soja cultivar W05 chromosome 2, ASM419377v2, whole genome shotgun sequence genomic region harbors:
- the LOC114375302 gene encoding uncharacterized protein LOC114375302 produces the protein MGDVLKQFLWKLGSGDQILFGEDSWVGDGITLKDKYPELYQISSQKFQTVESMGSFGEAGWEWEFSRRRNLFDNELGRASAFIEQATTLSPNAALKDYWVWGADPKGIFTTSTAYLCIKGDQPIGHLNRGFSQLWEIKVPPRALSFAWRLLWDRLPTKENLIRRQVVIENDLCTFCQSQVKSASHLFFTCKKFMPMWWEFNSWVKEDRVMHCRPGDKFSQHFSLAGSRDSNRKWKIWWIAATISIWNLRNDIIFKNQPFVISKLVDNAIFLTWSWLRGWEKDFVVPFQQWSSSMSLAFT, from the coding sequence ATGGGTGATGTCTTAAAGCAGTTTCTTTGGAAATTGGGTAGTGGTGATCAAATACTATTTGGGGAAGATTCTTGGGTAGGTGATGGAATAACTCTTAAAGATAAATACCCAGAATTGTATCAAATATCCTCTCAAAAATTTCAGACAGTGGAAAGCATGGGGTCCTTTGGAGAAGCTGGTTGGGAGTGGGAATTCTCACGGAGAAGAAATCTTTTCGACAATGAGTTGGGGAGAGCTTCAGCCTTTATTGAACAGGCTACAACACTAAGCCCTAATGCAGCTTTGAAGGATTATTGGGTGTGGGGAGCTGACCCAAAGGGAATCTTTACTACTAGCACTGCCTATCTTTGTATTAAAGGTGATCAGCCAATTGGCCACCTAAATCGTGGCTTCAGTCAGCTGTGGGAAATCAAAGTACCTCCTAGAGCCCTATCCTTTGCTTGGAGACTACTTTGGGATAGGTTACCGACTAAGGAAAACTTAATTAGAAGGCAAGTTGTAATTGAAAATGATCTTTGCACCTTCTGCCAAAGCCAAGTTAAATCTGCCTCTCATCTCTTTTTCACTTGCAAAAAATTTATGCCAATGTGGTGGGAGTTTAACTCTTGGGTCAAGGAAGACAGAGTTATGCATTGTAGGCCTGGGGACAAGTTCTCTCAGCACTTCTCCTTGGCTGGTTCGAGGGATTCTAATAGAAAGTGGAAGATTTGGTGGATAGCAGCTACAATATCTATTTGGAACCTTAGAAATgacatcatttttaaaaatcaaccgTTTGTCATCTCTAAGCTGGTGGATAATGCAATCTTTCTCACCTGGTCTTGGTTGAGGGGGTGGGAAAAGGACTTTGTTGTTCCTTTTCAGCAATGGTCCTCATCTATGTCTTTGGCCTTTACCTAG